A genome region from Glycine max cultivar Williams 82 chromosome 5, Glycine_max_v4.0, whole genome shotgun sequence includes the following:
- the LOC100788840 gene encoding cyclin-dependent kinase G-2: MAAGRKSVSLRREFCKYGSTKGFDHHTNGSFGVEVGGSRNHHFACSGETRFHVEKEEGEICVEHELAPVVPPPEKRRKFSPIIWDLAEKEERVSSKSGILQIAALSPPCPFLSSSPGANGVDCGDVMEEPLTDSGSYPHDLEEDKDVQGWTITKSRWACDVRPSPRGADDEQKHGKVSSSPEIGEFHGGGTSESTITRSSGSSGRDHYLGASSDDTDSEKDFLMDSMVNVEEQSDDGDSPSDSDECGGLMHVLRNINMLQSCRSVCEFEMIKKINEGTYGVVYKARDKKTGELVALKKVKMNIERDGFPMSSLREINILLSFNHPSIVNVKEVVVDDFDGTFMVMEHMEYDLKGLMEVKKHPFSMSEIKSLVRQLLEGVKYLHDNWVIHRDLKSSNILLNHDGELKICDFGLSRQYGSPLKPYTPVVVTLWYRAPELLLGAKEYSTAIDMWSVGCIMAELIAKEPLFRGKSELEQLDKIFRTLGTPDEKIWPGLSKLPGAKANFVKQLFNTLRKKFPAASFIGLPVLSELGFDLLQQLLTYDPEKRITAEDALLHDWFHEAPLPKSDFKPIFPSWQ, translated from the exons ATGGCGGCAGGGCGAAAAAGTGTTTCCCTGAGAAGAGAATTTTGCAAATATGGTTCCACCAAGGGGTTTGATCACCATACGAATGGTTCTTTCGGCGTGGAAGTGGGTGGTTCTCGCAACCATCACTTCGCTTGTTCAGGAGAGACGCGGTTCCATGTTGAAAAAGAGGAAGGTGAGATTTGTGTTGAACACGAGCTTGCCCCTGTGGTGCCACCGccagagaagagaagaaagttTTCTCCAATCATATGGGACCTAgcagagaaggaagaaagagtcTCTTCAAAGAGTGGGATCTTGCAGATTGCTGCTCTGTCTCCTCCTTGTCCATTTCTATCTAGCAGTCCTGGAGCCAATGGTGTTGATTGTGGGGATGTTATGGAGGAGCCTTTGACAGATTCGGGAAGCTACCCACACGATTTGGAGGAAGACAAAGATGTGCAAGGATGGACAATCACAAAGTCAAGATGGGCTTGTGATGTTCGTCCCTCACCAAGAGGTGCTGATGATGAACAGAAGCACGGCAAAGTGAGCTCCAGTCCTGAAATTGGTGAATTCCATGGCGGTGGAACTTCAGAGAGCACAATCACTAGATCATCAGGAAGTAGTGGTAGAGATCATTATTTGGGTGCTTCTTCTGATGACACTGATTCTGAAAAGGACTTCCTTATGGACTCCATGGTCAATGTTGAGGAACAAAGTGATGATGGTGATTCTCCATCAGATTCTGATGAGTGTGGTGGATTGATGCATGTGCTGAGAAACATAAACATGCTTCAGAGTTGCAGAAGTGTGTGTGAGTTTGAgatgattaagaaaataaacgaAGGAACTTATGGTGTTGTCTACAAGGCTAGGGATAAGAAGACTGGAGAACTAGTAGCATTGAAGAAGGTGAAGATGAACATAGAGAGGGATGGATTTCCAATGTCATCCTTGAGAGAAATAAACATTCTCTTGTCTTTTAATCATCCCTCCATTGTGAATGTTAAAGAAGTAGTTGTTGATGATTTTGATGGTACTTTTATGGTAATGGAGCACATGGAGTATGACCTGAAGGGGCTGATGGAGGTTAAGAAGCATCCCTTTAGCATGAGTGAAATTAAATCCTTGGTACGGCAACTTCTTGAAGGTGTCAAGTATCTCCATGATAATTGGGTTATCCATAGGGACTTGAAATCATCAAACATCCTGCTGAACCATGATGGGGAGCTTAAAATATGCGACTTTGGGTTGTCAAGGCAGTATGGAAGCCCGCTGAAGCCATATACTCCTGTTGTGGTTACACTATGGTACAG AGCACCTGAACTTTTGCTGGGTGCTAAAGAATACTCAACTGCAATTGACATGTGGTCAGTGGGTTGCATAATGGCTGAATTAATTGCCAAGGAACCTCTGTTCAGGGGTAAAAGTGAACTTGAACAACTTGATAAG ATTTTTCGAACCCTGGGTACGCCTGATGAGAAAATTTGGCCAGGATTATCCAAATTACCTGGGGCTAAAGCAAATTTTGTTAAGCAACT GTTTAATACACTAAGGAAGAAGTTTCCAGCTGCGTCGTTTATTGGTTTGCCAGTTTTATCTGAGCTTGGATTTGACTTGTTGCAGCAGCTGCTAACTTATGACCCTGAAAAG AGGATAACAGCAGAAGATGCTCTCCTTCATGATTGGTTCCATGAAGCCCCTCTTCCCAAATCTGATTTCAAGCCAATTTTTCCTTCTTGGCAGTGA
- the LOC100790268 gene encoding adenylate kinase 4 produces the protein MANTNLEDVPSLDLMTELLRRLKCSSKPDKRLILIGPPGSGKGTQSPIIKDEYCLCHLATGDMLRAAVAAKTPLGVKAKEAMDKGELVSDDLVVGIIDEAMKKPSCQKGFILDGFPRTVVQAQKLDEMLQKQGVKVDKVLNFAIDDAILEERITGRWIHPSSGRTYHTKFSPPKVLGVDDVTGEPLIQRKDDTAAVLKSRLEAFHKQTEPVIDYYSKKGLVANLHAEKPPKEVTVEVEKVLS, from the exons ATGGCCAACACTAACTTGGAAGATGTTCCCTCTCTGGATCTCATGACTGAGCTCCTTCGTCGTCTCAAGTGCTCTTCCAAACCTGACAAGCGTCTTATTCTCATTG GCCCACCTGGATCTGGAAAAGGCACCCAGTCACCAATCATAAAAGATGAGTACTGCTTATGCCACTTAGCTACTGGTGATATGTTAAGAGCAGCTGTAGCAGCTAAGACCCCTCTTGGTGTCAAGGCTAAAGAAGCTATGGATAAG GGAGAACTTGTTTCTGATGACTTGGTTGTTGGCATTATAGATGAAGCAATGAAGAAACCATCATGTCAGAAAGGTTTCATTCTTGATGGTTTTCCAAGAACTGTGGTCCAAGCACAGAAG CTTGATGAGATGCTGCAAAAACAAGGAGTTAAAGTTGATAAGGTGCTCAATTTTGCAATTGATGATGCAATCCTTGAGGAGCGAATTACTGGTCGCTGGATACACCCATCCAGTGGCAGAACTTACCATACAAAATTTTCCCCTCCAAAGGTTCTTGGTGTTGATGAT GTTACTGGTGAACCACTTATCCAGCGCAAGGATGACACTGCGGCTGTTCTTAAGTCAAGACTGGAGGCATTTCACAAGCAAACCGAACCG GTTATTGATTACTATTCAAAGAAGGGCCTTGTTGCTAATCTTCATGCTGAGAAACCACCCAAAGAGGTGACAGTTGAAGTGGAGAAAGTGCTGTCTTAA
- the LOC100791848 gene encoding adenylate kinase 4 → MANTNLEDVPSLDLMTELLRRLKCSSKPDKRLILIGPPGSGKGTQSPIIKDEYCLCHLATGDMLRAAVAAKTPLGVKAKEAMDKGELVSDDLVVGIIDEAMKKPSCQKGFILDGFPRTVVQAQKLDEMLQKQGVKVDKVLNFAIDDAILEERITGRWIHPSSGRTYHTKFSPPKVLGVDDVTGEPLIQRKDDTAAVLKSRLEAFHKQTEPVIDYYSKKGLVANLHAEKPPKEVTVEVEKVLS, encoded by the exons ATGGCCAACACTAACTTGGAAGATGTTCCCTCTCTGGATCTCATGACTGAGCTCCTTCGTCGTCTCAAGTGCTCTTCCAAACCTGACAAGCGTCTTATTCTCATTG GCCCACCTGGATCTGGAAAAGGCACCCAGTCACCAATCATAAAAGATGAGTACTGCTTATGCCACTTAGCTACCGGTGATATGTTAAGAGCAGCTGTAGCAGCTAAGACCCCTCTTGGTGTCAAGGCTAAAGAAGCTATGGATAAG GGAGAACTTGTTTCTGATGACTTGGTTGTTGGCATTATAGATGAAGCAATGAAGAAACCATCATGTCAGAAAGGTTTCATTCTTGATGGTTTTCCAAGAACTGTGGTCCAAGCACAGAAG CTTGATGAGATGCTGCAAAAACAAGGAGTTAAAGTTGATAAGGTGCTCAATTTTGCAATTGATGATGCAATCCTTGAGGAGCGAATTACTGGTCGCTGGATACACCCATCCAGTGGCAGAACTTACCATACAAAATTTTCCCCTCCAAAGGTTCTTGGTGTTGATGAT GTTACTGGTGAACCACTTATCCAGCGCAAGGATGACACTGCGGCTGTTCTTAAGTCAAGACTGGAGGCATTTCACAAGCAAACCGAACCG GTTATTGATTACTATTCAAAGAAGGGCCTTGTTGCTAATCTTCATGCTGAGAAACCACCCAAAGAGGTGACAGTTGAAGTGGAGAAAGTGCTGTCTTAA